The Thermotoga sp. genome window below encodes:
- a CDS encoding MFS transporter, which translates to MKKIYLFFTLEGFFSLFYILLTQGPIFTGLAMFFNLDEFLLSLTAAIPPMMQFFQLFATFFVRRYKKRRLLVNVFNGLSRFAFASLLVFILLGKKIPLVFIVTLAISQFFAAFSGSTWASWMRDLIPAGERGKAFGTRNMFLSLGNAFIIYLYSLLVDNFSHGFEMVLLISVAGTILSILFMNKIPDVPMKMSGSGIPMKVILKDNNFMKLVFFTLYWNMAVTFSSAFYHYHLLKNLGISYTYISYMMIMNNFVAVLGYRIWRKVSDRVGHRTVAEFGIALAAFVSGVWFFMNGATYFHLLIVDAVLSAVAWSAINLSLTVLPMEVAFESDPIFFGVNASAASLGSLAGSFVGGLTAKFLSGVYVKVHGFEVFGLQILFLMAAVFRLSSVLLLRRVKVKKYIPLREFVFNTVFVTLRKPVYRVFEKTYVSYLLRRGGERVRKIVERSKRRKSDSDEQG; encoded by the coding sequence ATGAAAAAAATATACCTCTTCTTCACGCTCGAAGGTTTCTTTTCGCTGTTCTACATCTTGCTCACTCAGGGTCCCATCTTCACGGGACTTGCTATGTTTTTCAACCTGGATGAATTCCTTCTGAGTCTGACTGCTGCCATTCCTCCCATGATGCAGTTTTTCCAGCTTTTTGCCACCTTCTTTGTCCGGAGATACAAAAAGAGAAGACTCCTTGTAAACGTGTTCAACGGTCTCAGCAGATTTGCGTTCGCATCTCTTCTGGTGTTCATTCTGCTTGGCAAGAAGATTCCGCTGGTGTTCATCGTTACTCTTGCCATCTCGCAGTTCTTTGCCGCATTTTCCGGTAGCACGTGGGCATCATGGATGAGAGATCTGATACCCGCCGGGGAGAGGGGAAAGGCTTTCGGTACGAGGAACATGTTCCTCTCCCTTGGTAACGCTTTCATCATATATCTGTACTCGTTACTCGTGGACAATTTTTCTCATGGTTTCGAGATGGTTCTTCTCATCTCTGTTGCTGGAACGATTCTCTCGATACTGTTTATGAACAAGATCCCGGATGTTCCCATGAAAATGTCCGGAAGCGGGATTCCCATGAAGGTGATTTTAAAGGACAACAACTTCATGAAGCTTGTTTTCTTCACACTCTACTGGAACATGGCGGTAACCTTTTCCAGTGCTTTCTATCATTATCATCTTTTGAAGAACCTCGGTATAAGTTACACTTACATAAGCTATATGATGATCATGAACAACTTCGTTGCCGTGTTGGGATACAGAATATGGAGAAAAGTTTCTGACAGAGTTGGGCACAGAACCGTGGCAGAGTTCGGAATCGCCCTTGCTGCCTTTGTTTCCGGAGTATGGTTTTTCATGAACGGTGCTACTTACTTTCATCTTCTGATCGTCGATGCTGTGCTCTCGGCTGTGGCCTGGTCGGCGATAAACCTTTCTCTCACTGTGCTTCCCATGGAGGTTGCTTTCGAATCCGATCCCATCTTCTTCGGGGTAAACGCCTCAGCTGCCAGCCTTGGAAGTCTTGCAGGTTCGTTCGTGGGAGGCCTCACCGCAAAGTTTCTCTCGGGAGTGTATGTAAAGGTGCATGGTTTCGAGGTTTTTGGTCTTCAGATCCTTTTTCTGATGGCTGCTGTTTTCAGGCTTTCTTCGGTCTTGCTACTGAGGAGGGTGAAAGTGAAAAAATACATTCCGCTCAGAGAATTCGTATTCAACACGGTGTTTGTTACACTGAGAAAACCGGTGTACAGGGTCTTCGAGAAAACGTACGTATCTTATTTGCTGAGAAGAGGTGGTGAGCGTGTACGAAAGATTGTTGAAAGATCTAAAAGAAGGAAGAGTGATTCTGACGAACAAGGTTGA
- a CDS encoding RrF2 family transcriptional regulator — MKSEYALRLMIVLAKEYGRYLSVTEILNRTRESVPREFAEKILYILRRAGMVKTKRGKSGGYMLARPPKEIRVSDIIFLLDRKAKVFFDMPGCPDELNCVIRSLWKRVENEIERVLGSVTLEDLVKEQEEKLKQM, encoded by the coding sequence ATGAAAAGTGAGTACGCCCTGAGACTTATGATTGTGCTGGCAAAAGAGTACGGCCGTTACCTTTCCGTGACGGAGATTTTGAACAGGACAAGGGAATCCGTTCCCCGGGAATTTGCTGAAAAGATTCTTTACATTCTGAGAAGGGCAGGAATGGTGAAGACAAAAAGGGGTAAAAGCGGCGGGTACATGCTTGCACGCCCTCCAAAGGAGATAAGAGTGTCCGATATCATCTTCCTCCTGGACAGGAAAGCCAAAGTGTTCTTCGATATGCCGGGTTGCCCGGACGAGTTGAATTGTGTCATCAGATCGCTGTGGAAGAGAGTGGAAAATGAAATAGAGAGAGTGCTCGGTAGTGTCACTCTGGAAGATCTCGTGAAAGAACAGGAAGAGAAGTTGAAACAGATGTGA
- a CDS encoding 3D domain-containing protein — MARLKKVMIFLLILILLGACVPSEWKEKLNRMEEQIRQINAHMDLLEKKIDDLEARIKTQDSSQKEIELLKREMEYLKEDLSSLQEEFRTGVDELKSSYYTISMKLPTIEEAASLLSELEDLKTKVSELERKMDIATLGNSSTPSEDLKHILLDLEERVSSLERGSSRVDEIEKRLESSEKLLSKVALRVLSQSETKATIVYTTSDEIKNRIEQIEKKVSQLESGQKNLEQIVREMRNTPQLVDMNPEIYTQQLKRYLDEFRRLVRSYEIARILGIEEGYVFIRVERGDTLAKISDAFNLGPDGVEKIMKLNGIEDPRKLIAGQIIKVPVTNLRASFPVGEKPDPKIVVAGFGLKSDGSFSSGVVLESSGQKVKAALPGRVKSVKNGTVVVYHGNDVETVYRNLSMVTVNVGDWVSAGDTIGYGGSNVEFELYVEGEPKDPMFLFFSNMGEFEISFYTEWEDGKLPEHPAFRLTKSGKIPEEWRTVAADTTIFPLGSVLYIPELRNTPSGGIFVVEDIGGVIKGKKIDVYLDSIREALHNRKITSRVFVWRD; from the coding sequence ATGGCAAGACTTAAGAAGGTCATGATTTTCCTTCTGATACTGATACTTCTTGGAGCGTGTGTGCCCTCTGAATGGAAGGAAAAACTGAACAGAATGGAGGAGCAGATCAGACAGATCAACGCCCACATGGATCTTCTGGAGAAAAAGATCGACGATCTTGAAGCTAGAATCAAAACTCAGGATTCCTCCCAAAAGGAAATAGAGTTGTTGAAGAGAGAGATGGAGTACCTGAAGGAAGATCTCTCTTCTCTGCAGGAAGAGTTTCGCACCGGAGTGGATGAACTCAAAAGTAGCTACTACACAATTTCCATGAAGCTCCCCACCATAGAAGAGGCAGCCTCCCTGCTGTCTGAATTGGAAGATCTGAAAACGAAGGTCTCAGAACTCGAGAGGAAGATGGACATAGCCACCCTTGGAAATTCTTCAACGCCCTCGGAAGATCTCAAGCACATCCTTCTTGATCTGGAAGAGAGAGTTTCTTCACTGGAGAGGGGCTCTTCACGTGTGGACGAGATAGAGAAAAGGTTGGAAAGCTCGGAAAAGCTTCTCTCGAAAGTGGCTCTGCGCGTGCTGTCACAAAGCGAAACCAAAGCAACGATCGTGTACACCACAAGTGACGAAATCAAAAATCGCATCGAGCAGATAGAAAAGAAAGTCTCACAGCTGGAAAGTGGCCAAAAGAATCTGGAGCAGATAGTACGGGAGATGAGAAATACCCCCCAGCTTGTGGATATGAATCCAGAGATATACACCCAGCAGCTGAAGAGATATCTGGACGAGTTCAGAAGACTGGTCAGAAGTTACGAGATAGCTCGAATTCTTGGAATCGAAGAAGGGTACGTCTTCATCAGAGTGGAACGGGGAGACACCCTCGCAAAGATCAGCGATGCCTTCAACCTGGGACCTGACGGAGTGGAGAAGATCATGAAACTCAACGGGATAGAGGATCCCAGGAAACTCATAGCAGGACAGATCATAAAGGTCCCTGTAACGAATTTGAGGGCGAGTTTTCCGGTGGGTGAGAAACCAGATCCGAAGATCGTGGTCGCTGGCTTTGGATTGAAATCGGACGGTTCGTTCTCTTCGGGAGTTGTGCTGGAAAGCTCTGGTCAGAAAGTAAAAGCCGCGCTACCGGGAAGAGTAAAGAGCGTGAAGAATGGAACGGTCGTTGTGTACCACGGGAACGACGTGGAGACCGTGTACAGGAATCTCTCCATGGTGACAGTCAACGTCGGTGACTGGGTGAGTGCAGGAGACACAATCGGATACGGGGGCAGCAACGTAGAATTTGAGCTCTACGTGGAAGGTGAGCCGAAAGATCCCATGTTTTTGTTCTTTTCGAACATGGGAGAATTCGAGATCAGCTTCTACACAGAGTGGGAAGATGGAAAACTTCCAGAGCATCCTGCCTTCAGGCTCACAAAATCCGGGAAAATACCAGAGGAATGGAGAACGGTGGCAGCCGATACGACAATATTCCCACTGGGGTCTGTCCTTTACATTCCCGAACTCAGAAACACACCGAGCGGGGGAATCTTCGTCGTGGAGGACATAGGGGGGGTGATAAAGGGAAAAAAGATCGACGTCTATCTCGACAGTATAAGGGAAGCTCTTCACAACCGGAAGATCACGTCGAGGGTTTTCGTCTGGAGGGATTGA
- a CDS encoding DUF2225 domain-containing protein codes for MRTFWEKEFTCPLCGNRFKKKMVFFDAVRIKSRDIDLKPNFETVNPFLYEVVTCPNCYFSAFGKDFESIRVKGEETERRLKKLLEEAKKKVKLKDEETHTEAIKRYALSGIVYSVLNQRKKVALSYLKIAWLFREIGRPEDEKHYLERALREFENHFKYDHYEESDEPMILFYLGVLNQLLGNRKEAARWYEVLLRKHRESVYAKVGRERWQDLRRS; via the coding sequence ATGAGGACGTTCTGGGAAAAGGAGTTTACGTGCCCTCTCTGCGGGAACAGGTTCAAGAAAAAGATGGTCTTTTTCGACGCAGTAAGAATCAAGTCAAGAGATATCGATCTGAAGCCGAACTTCGAAACTGTGAATCCGTTTCTGTATGAAGTGGTGACGTGTCCGAATTGTTACTTTTCCGCGTTCGGCAAAGATTTCGAATCTATCAGAGTAAAAGGTGAAGAAACGGAGAGGAGACTTAAAAAGCTGCTTGAAGAAGCCAAAAAGAAGGTCAAATTGAAGGACGAGGAAACGCATACAGAAGCGATAAAACGGTATGCCCTGAGTGGGATTGTGTACTCTGTTCTGAATCAAAGAAAGAAGGTGGCACTCTCCTATCTCAAAATCGCCTGGCTTTTCAGAGAAATAGGAAGGCCTGAGGACGAAAAGCACTACCTTGAGCGAGCCTTAAGAGAGTTTGAAAATCACTTCAAATACGACCACTACGAAGAGTCAGACGAGCCCATGATACTCTTTTACCTGGGGGTGCTGAATCAACTCCTTGGCAACAGGAAGGAAGCCGCAAGATGGTACGAGGTTCTCCTCAGGAAGCACAGGGAATCTGTGTACGCGAAAGTGGGGAGAGAAAGATGGCAAGACTTAAGAAGGTCATGA